The Flavobacterium johnsoniae UW101 genomic interval TGCAAATGCACAGCAGGATGAAGTCGATTCTGAAATGAACTCTGCAAAAGGCGTTACCTTTCAACAAGGTGATATGATTCTCGAAGGTTCTATAAAAATTAGTACCGGAGGCGAAAATGATTATTATGGGTTCAGTCCAAAGTTTGGCTATTTATTGAATGACAAATTTGCAGTTGGAGCAAAAATAGATTACTCCAGTAATAAAGAAGAAGCAACAGGTATTAAAACCAATGTATTCGGAATTGGCGCTTTTGCTCGTTATTATTTCTTGGAATTGGACAAAAAACGTTTGAAAACGTATGCTGAAGTTGGTTTAGGTTATGGAAGAAACAAAACCGAAACACCGCTGGCCGGCAGTGATACTGATAACAGCTTAACTGCTGATATTAATGTGGGATTAAATTACTTTGTAACTAAAAACATCGCAGTGACTTTTGTTTTGGCAAATGTTTTGGCCTACAACAGTGTTTCTCCAGAAAATGGTCCATCATCTGATACTTTTCAATTAAACATCAATTTATTTGAGAACATTTTCGATCAGCCTCAATTTGGAGTTTTGTACAGATTTTAATTCATTTCTACGATTTATTAAAAAAAGCTGTTCCAGTTTGGAACAGCTTTTTTTATTTTCTTTACTTTTTTCATTTGTATCTTTGAATCTTTAAAGCTGTAAAAAATGCTTAGCTGCTCAGAACCTTAGAATCTTAAAAGAAATGCTAGACGAAACCCCAAAACGATTTGATAGAATTGTTGCCATTCTGATTCAATTACAATCAAAAAAAATTGTAAAAGCACAGGAATTGGCAGATCG includes:
- a CDS encoding outer membrane beta-barrel protein, whose translation is MKTRFFIILSMLTFSFANAQQDEVDSEMNSAKGVTFQQGDMILEGSIKISTGGENDYYGFSPKFGYLLNDKFAVGAKIDYSSNKEEATGIKTNVFGIGAFARYYFLELDKKRLKTYAEVGLGYGRNKTETPLAGSDTDNSLTADINVGLNYFVTKNIAVTFVLANVLAYNSVSPENGPSSDTFQLNINLFENIFDQPQFGVLYRF